The Methanomicrobia archaeon region ATTGGGTGCGCCTGAGTACCGGGACGCAGCGATGAGAGCCGGGGCAGATGGATACCTCTGGAAACCGTTCACGGTGAAGAATTTGACCGATGAACTTACAAAACTGGTCGTGGAACAACAAACGAAATGAGCGCGGAAGTGGGGTTTGAGGAGATACTGCGCGCTCTCAGAAGGAGCAGAGTGAGGACTGAGATTCTGATGTATCTCTATAAACTGTATCCCCGGGCCTCCTATCCCGCGGAGATTTCAAGGAACACTGGCATCGATTCTACGAACATCCTCGGCGGATTGAGAGGGATGAGCAGTAGATTTGATGAGTCAAGTTCTCTTCTCAAACTGGGGATTGTGGAGAAGATAGAACGTGGGGATGTCACCTATTACCGGCTTTCAGAGCGTGGAAAAGCCTTAGTAGAGAGCCTGCAGAAGGCTTAGATTGTGCGGTTTCCTCATTTCAGGTGCTTTTTAACGAGTAAGGCATCTCCCTTCTAACTTTCCACAGAAACATATCTTCACCCAAAACCTATTTATAAAAGTAAAAACCGAAAAGCTTTTATAGGCATACATGCATACTAACATATGCAGGTGTATATGTATTTGAAGGCGGATGGATGAATGGCGGTGAGGAAGAAGCGTGAAAGAAGAAGAAGAAACAGCGGTAAAAAAATCGGCGGATGCACCCCCGTCTCTGAGACGGAGTCGAGTGAGGAGTGAGATTGTGATGTACCTGTACAGTAAGTACCCGAAGGTGTCGCATCCTGAAGAAGTTTCCAGGGACACGGGGATCGATCTCAAAAATGTCCTCTGGGGATTGCGAGGGAACGGCGGCTGGTTCAAGGAGTCAGATGCCCTGCTCAAGCAAGGCGTGGTGGAGCAGGTAGAGCACGGTGGTTCGACCTACTACCGACTAGCAGAGCGTGGTAAATCGATGATCGAGAGCATGCATAAGTCTCAGGCGAGGATAAAAAGGTGAAGGTGACGGGGGGTGCCCCGGATATATATATAAAAAAAGAGGAGGACGAAAAAATGGGAATACAGGGTATTTTGGAGTCGTGGAAATGTTTTGGCAAGAACCCGGCACTCGCTACCCAGGTACTGATCGCTACTGCGATGCTGCCTTCTAATCCCGTGCGCTATGTGCTGGAATTAGAACGGCAAGGCTACTTAGAAGATACCCAAACCTTAGCGATGGGGACTGCGATGCTCTACTCGATTGCGTTTGCCGTCTCGTATGCGGTCTTTTCCATGACCTATGGTCTGCTGTGGATATGACGGCGTGAAGTGTACGTAAGGAGAAGGGAGGCGAAGAATGACTGATATAGGGAGCATACTGAACATACCTCCTGCGCTTATTTATTTCGCAGGCGCTACAGTAGTGCCTCTGGTGGGTAAGGGTAAGGCACGGAAGCTTTATCTCATCGTCTTAGCTGCGCTCGGGTTGCTCGGGGTGGCTCTGCTCAAACCACAGACCTCATGGGGATTCGCTGTTCTCCCGGGACTTGAGCTTATCTTCCTTCACGCGGATCCTCTGAGTCTCATCATGGGCTATGTATTCGCGATCATCGGTGCTGCCGCGCTGCTCTATTCGTTAGAGGTAACAAAGGAGACCGGGGAGTATATCTGTGGACTCCTGTACCTGGGAAGCGCGCTGGGTGCGGTATTTGCGGGCGATTTCTTCACGCTCTACATCTTCTGGGAGATAATGGCCTTCTCTTCTCTTGGCTTGATCTGGTATAGTAAAACAGAACGGGCGACGAACGCAGGGATGCGCTATATCCTATTCCATCTCTTCGGCGGGTGCGCTCTCCTCGGTGGAATAATCATCCAGTATATGAACACGGGTTCCATCGCGGTAGGACCTGTCGAGCCTGGTATGGGATATTTGCTCTTGCTGATTGGAATCGGCGTGAATACCGCCTTCATACCACTGCATACCTGGTTACCAGATTCATATCCCAAGGCAACGATTGCGGGTGCGGTATTTATGTGTGTGTTCACGACAAAGGCCGGGGTATATGTACTT contains the following coding sequences:
- a CDS encoding transcriptional regulator, producing the protein MSAEVGFEEILRALRRSRVRTEILMYLYKLYPRASYPAEISRNTGIDSTNILGGLRGMSSRFDESSSLLKLGIVEKIERGDVTYYRLSERGKALVESLQKA